TCTGACGCTCTATCTGCGCCTCAAAAAAATCGGCGACGTGTATACCGGCTCGATTGGCACCGACGGCGTCAACTTCACCGTGTTGGGGTCCGTCGCGGCTGCCTATGCTGAGCCGAAGTTCGGTCTGCTCTGCTCTCACGGCAGCGTCTCAAACACCGTCGGGTCGTTCTACGCCGACTACGACTACGTCCGGTTTGACCGCGAGGCTCTGCCCGCCGCCGTCGATGTCGGCGCCGACACCAAGCTGAAGCTGGCCGCTACGGAGCCGGCTCTGCTGACGCCGAACATCACCCCGGTCGACTCGGGCGATACGGACGGCGGACAGAGTTATACCAATTGCAACAGCGGGGAGGCCCTGGCCTATCGGTTGAACATTCTGGAGGGCGGGACATACAAGCTGTCGGCGCGCATCAAATCCAGCGCGTCGGAAGTCGCCCAGATGTCGTTCTCGCTCTACGCCGACGACACGTATCTCGGCGCGTTTTCCACCACAAGCACCGGCGGCCGCTGGGTTACGCTGTCGCAGGACGTCGCGCTGGCACAGGGCGTCCACACGCTCCGGCTCGCGTTTGAGACCTCCGGCATCGACGTCAACTGGCTGCGGTTCCAGCGCCGGGGCGGAGCCGTGCCGGACACCGCGGCGCTGAGCGCCGCCATCGCACAGGCGGAGAGCATCGACTTGAGCGAATTCCCGCTCTCCAAGCGAGAGACGTTTGTGCCTGTGCTGACAGAGGCGAAGGCCGTCGCGGCCGACCCGGTCGGGCAGCAGGAAGTCGACGAGATGACGGTCGCGCTGCTCGCCGCCGTCGAGCGGATGCAGAGCGGACTGCCTGTCAACCAGCCGCCGAAAAACAGCGAGACATCCTTCAACGCTGACGGGAAGCAGGTCGTGCGCGTCCGCGCCCACGAATTCCCGTGGATCTGGGCCCAGAGCGGCGATTTCCGCTATGAGGGCTCCGCGCCCAACTACAACGCGGGCTATATCTCGACAGGGGACGCCTTCTACCTCGGCGCCGTCGACCTGACGGGGCTGGAAGAGATCAGAGTAAACTACGCGAACGGCAACACAAGCTCCAACCAGTATCAGCCGTCCGTCAATCTGCAGTTCTACACAGAGGCGGCCTTTGACGGCGAGCCCGTGCAGCGCTCCACACACGCGAACAGCACGTACCGGTACAGCGATGTTTACAGCGGCGGTTCGTTTGCCTTCGGCAATCAGATTGCCGGGATCAACTTCCTGCACAAAAAAGCGGCCAGCTGGACCACATACGGCGACGCCAGTACCGCCGGAAACATCAACGCGCCGGGGACCCACACAGGTATGACGAACTACTGGGAGATCGGCGTCAAAACCTTCCTGAACCGCACCCTGGCCTCCGGCGTGCAAAACGTCTACATGTACCTGCTTGAGGGCGGCCTCAATTTGCGGTATGTGGATCTGATCTACGACACGGTCACGGCTTCGTTTGACTGGAATTACGAGGCTGCGCCGGCCGCGCCGGCCCCCGTCGCGCTCGCGAAAGGGACGGCCCTGGGTGCCCGGCTTCCGGCGGTGCCGGAGAGAACGGGCTACCAGTTTGCGGGTTGGCGGACGGCGGACGGCCTCGCGGTGCAGGCGGATACCCCCATCGGCGGCAGCGTCACCCTTTACGCGCAGTGGCGTGCGGAGATCTCCCTGGCCATCCGGGTGACAGACGACGGTACGGCGTTGGCCGAGGCTGCGTTGTTAAACCGCGGCGAGACCGGTCGGACGCTTGTTTTGCTCCTTGCGGCCTATGACGGCGCGGAGCGGCTGGTGAGCGTTCAGACACAGACCGAGACAGCGCCGGCAGGCCTCTGGACAGAGCTCTCCGTGCCGCTGGCGCTCCCCCCCGCCACGGCGTATATGAAGGCATTTCTCTGGGAGGACGGGGTGTTCCCGCTCTTGCCCGACGAGAAGCTTCTGGTGCCGTAAGCGCGCATGACATGAAAGAAGACCCCTGAAGGGGCTCGTAACGGGGCCGCCCGCCGCGCGTATGGCGCTGTGGGCGGCCCCGTTTTTGAGAGCGCGCCATGCGCTGACGCGGCGGCCGTCAACGCCGCCGCGTCAGCAGCAGAGAGGAGTGGATGACCACTGCGACGGAGCCTGCGTTGTGCACCAGCGCGCCTGTGACGGGGTTCAGGAGTCCGGCGGCGGCCAGGGCGACGGCGGTAAAGTTTAAGAGCATGGCCAGGGCCAAATTGACGTAAATGGTCCGCATGACCCGTTTGGAGAGCCGCAGCAGCTCCGGGATCTCTTTGATGTCGTCCCTCACAAGGGCGATGTCGGCGGCTTCGAGGGCGATATCGCTGCCCACGCCGCCCATCGCGATGCCGACGTGCGCGGCCTTCAACGCGGGGGCGTCGTTGACGCCGTCGCCCACCATACAGACAGGTTCGCCCCGCGTTTGGTACTGCCGGATGACGGTCAGTTTGTCCTCCGGCAGGCAGTCGGCCCGCACCTCTGCGATGCCGGCCAGGCCGGCGATGTGGGCGGCCGCCTGCGGCGCGTCGCCCGTCAGCAGGACGACGTCGGCGCCCGCGGCCCGGAGGGCTCCGACAGTGTCGGCGGCGTCCGGCCGGAGCGTGTCGGACAGGACAAGAAAACCCAGCGTCTCGCGCTCCGCCGTGACATAGATCACGGTGGCGCCGTCCGCCTTGGCCCGCTCGGTCTCCCGGACAAACGGCGCCGGCAGGGTGAGCCCCCGCTCCGCCAGCCAGTTCTCGCCTCCCGCGTACACGGTCTGTCCTCGGATCTCGGCTGTGACGCCGCGCCCGGGGATCAAGCGAAAGAAATCCGGTTCGATGGGGGCGCGGTCACACACCCGTCGCCAATGGGCGACGACGGCCTTCCCCAGCGGGTGTTCGGAGCGAAGCTCCGCACTGGCCGTGAGAGACAGCAGGGCGATTTCATCCAGATCCGGGCGACAGCTTCGCACCCGGATGACGGCGGGTTTTCCGTATGTCAGTGTGCCGGTCTTGTCAAACGCGATCCGCTTGACCCCGGCCAGACGCTCCAGCGCGTCGCCTTGGCTGATGAGAATCCCGCGTCTGGTCGCGTGGCCAATGCCGGCCATGATGGCGGTCGGTGTTGCCAGCACCAGGGCGCAGGGACAAAACACGACAAGAATCGTGACGGCTCGGATGGCCTCGCCGGTCACGGGCCAGACGACGGCGGCGGCGATCAGCGCCGCGGCGACGATCCATGTCGCCCACCGGTCGGCCAGGCCGACGATGCGCGCCCTCCCCGCGTCCGCCGAAGCCACAAGGCGGATCATCCGCTGCAGA
This genomic stretch from Oscillospiraceae bacterium harbors:
- a CDS encoding cation-translocating P-type ATPase, with product MAFWKDGEKRTLLCLVLSLPALVVSFLHIIPFSIDAAWVAVLLCGLPIVWSASVGLVTRGDVKADVLVSLALAASIVIGEIFAAGEVAFIMLLGSYLEDRTVAKARAGLEKLVRLTPVTARVVRRDGEHIVPAAEVKVGDTLRVLAGETVAVDGVITWGQTSVDQSVMTGESLPVDKSTGDAVQSGTVNQFGTFDMTAQKVGEDSSLQRMIRLVASADAGRARIVGLADRWATWIVAAALIAAAVVWPVTGEAIRAVTILVVFCPCALVLATPTAIMAGIGHATRRGILISQGDALERLAGVKRIAFDKTGTLTYGKPAVIRVRSCRPDLDEIALLSLTASAELRSEHPLGKAVVAHWRRVCDRAPIEPDFFRLIPGRGVTAEIRGQTVYAGGENWLAERGLTLPAPFVRETERAKADGATVIYVTAERETLGFLVLSDTLRPDAADTVGALRAAGADVVLLTGDAPQAAAHIAGLAGIAEVRADCLPEDKLTVIRQYQTRGEPVCMVGDGVNDAPALKAAHVGIAMGGVGSDIALEAADIALVRDDIKEIPELLRLSKRVMRTIYVNLALAMLLNFTAVALAAAGLLNPVTGALVHNAGSVAVVIHSSLLLTRRR